In Wenzhouxiangella sp. XN201, the sequence GGTGCGCATGACGATCTACGGGCTGGTGCTGACCTGCCTGTTCTTCGGCGCCATCACAGCGTTCATCGTGGACGCCAATGCCACCGGCATGCTGTTGCTGTTCGCTTCGATCGTGCTGTTTGTCTACCGGTACTTCTACGATACCCGCCAGGAATTGCGCCAGGCCTGGCTGGTCAGCGAAGCGCTCCAGGGCGAGAAGCGTTCAGCCGACGAGGCGAAATCGCGGGTGAAGGAACTGGCCTGGACGGCACGCAAGATCGCGCTGATCGACCTCCTGGTGGCCTGGCTGATGTCGATGGCGCGCCGGTCAAACAAGGCCGGCATGCTGGTGCGCCTGTTCATGCGCGGAATCGAGGAAGTCTGGGACCTGGTTAACAACTACCTGCTGCCTTCGGCGGCGGTCGACGGATACGGCATTCGCGACTCGGTCTCGCGCATGGGCACGCTCAGGGACAATGTGCCCGAAACCCTGGCCGGGGTGTTCGGCATCGACATCGCCGCGCGCGCGGTGGGCAGCATCATGGCACCGGTTTATGCGCTGCTCTTCGTGGGCTCCATCCTGCTCGGCCTGTGGGTGGGTGATGCCGTACCGGCGTTCTATGCCGGCGATGCCCGTGAAATGTTCAATAACGTCGAGGCCGGCTTCCTGCCCGACGAAATGCACTTTTCCTGGCTACCGCTGCTGATCGCCATCTGGCTGGGCAAGCTCGGATCGGTGGTGCTCGACCGTTTGACCAATTCGGTCAAGGTGATCTACTTCTCGATTTTCTACATGCGCATCACCCACGCCGGAGACATCATCCCCGAGATTCGCGACGAACTCGACAGCTACTTGCGCATGGAGGCCGAGGAACCCGAACCGGTGGCCGAACCCTCGAGCGCCTGATCACCCGGGCATTTGGCGATCCGGCAAAGGGCGGCTAAGCTGAGCCGGTTGTTTTGCCCGAGGGCCTCGGCCAAGTGTCCGGAAAGTCTCGCAGTTCGCTGTTTCGTGAACGCCCGCGCCGGGTCGACGTCCCACTGCTGATCGCCGCCTCGGCGATCACGCTGGTGGTGGGGCTGTTCACGCCAATCGTCAGAATCAGTTCTTCGCTGGCATCCGACAGCTCGTATTCCATCATGGCCGGCATCGCCGGATACTTCAGCGACGGCGATATCGTCATTGGATCGATCATCCTGCTGTTTTCCTGCGTGTTCCCGGGCGTAAAACTGGTCGCGCTGGGTTGGCTCTGGTTTGCACCGACCGTGCGCGAAAACCGGCGGCGCAGCCTGCGCATCATCGAGCCTCTGGGCAAGTGGTCGATGCTGGACGTGCTGGTGGTAATTCTGTTCGCCGGCGCGGTCAAGCTCGGCCTGATTGCCGACGCCACGGTGCTGTCGGGCGCCTACGTTTTCGGTGCGGCGATCCTGCTGTCGATGATCACGGTGATGGTGATCGCCGCCATCGCCGGGCCCGAGTATCGCTATCGCTCATCACCGCGCAAGCGCTCTTTTATGCTGCCGGTGCTGGCGATCGCCAGCCTGGTGCTCTTGGCGGCCGGCCTGCTGCTGCCGATGATGCGGGTGGAGAAGTGGCTGCTGTGGCAGGAGGAGTATTCGGTCCTGTCCGGCGCCTTCAAGCTGGCGGCCGACGGCGAGGTCCTGCTGGCACTGGGCTTTTTCCTGTTCGTCATCTTGCTGCCGATGCTGGTCCAACTCGCCCTTGTGACGCTGTCACTGTTACAACTTTTCGGCATCGGCAGCGAACGCGCCATCGCCACGCTGATCGAATTCCAGCGCTGGGCCATGGTCGACGTGTTCGCCCTGGCCTTGTGCATCGCGCTGATCCGCCTGGGCGAAATGGCCAGTATCGAGCCCAGGATCGGCCTGTACTGTTTTGCCGCCGCAGTGTTGATTACCCCGATTGTCTCCTTCCGGCTACGCGCTCTGCATCGTCGCTGACACCCGGATGCGGGGCACGCCACCGCTTCGACGGACCGGCCAGGCCCTTGAATCCAGGGCATTAATCGGCTAGCC encodes:
- a CDS encoding paraquat-inducible protein A; translated protein: MSGKSRSSLFRERPRRVDVPLLIAASAITLVVGLFTPIVRISSSLASDSSYSIMAGIAGYFSDGDIVIGSIILLFSCVFPGVKLVALGWLWFAPTVRENRRRSLRIIEPLGKWSMLDVLVVILFAGAVKLGLIADATVLSGAYVFGAAILLSMITVMVIAAIAGPEYRYRSSPRKRSFMLPVLAIASLVLLAAGLLLPMMRVEKWLLWQEEYSVLSGAFKLAADGEVLLALGFFLFVILLPMLVQLALVTLSLLQLFGIGSERAIATLIEFQRWAMVDVFALALCIALIRLGEMASIEPRIGLYCFAAAVLITPIVSFRLRALHRR